In Acidobacteriota bacterium, one genomic interval encodes:
- a CDS encoding carboxypeptidase regulatory-like domain-containing protein, translating to MTGSTLRFRFAPLCAAVLVGAAALAGCGGNDDDEDRPKSSRAAGAPKDAAAPAAASAAAAGPAAGATGAASVTGKIVFDGAVPAAEKFKMSADAFCAKSHPGDVAREDVVIAADKGLANVFVYVKTGISGTYPPPTTAAVIDQKGCTYHPHVFGVVTGQNIEILNSDPTLHNIHSLPEKNEAFNLGMPVQGMKYTKKFDKPEVMVRIKCDVHGWMSAFCGVVAHPFFAVTAADGTYTIKDLPAGTYTIEAWHEKFGTQTQQVTVGATDSKAVPFTFKAGA from the coding sequence ATGACCGGTTCCACGCTTCGTTTCCGTTTCGCCCCCCTCTGCGCCGCCGTTCTCGTCGGCGCCGCCGCCCTCGCGGGCTGCGGCGGCAACGACGACGACGAGGACCGCCCGAAGTCCTCGCGCGCCGCCGGCGCCCCGAAAGACGCCGCCGCTCCCGCCGCCGCTTCCGCGGCCGCGGCCGGACCGGCCGCCGGCGCCACGGGCGCCGCGTCGGTTACGGGCAAGATCGTCTTCGACGGCGCCGTCCCGGCAGCCGAGAAGTTCAAGATGTCCGCCGACGCGTTCTGCGCCAAGTCGCATCCGGGCGACGTCGCCCGGGAGGACGTCGTCATCGCGGCCGACAAGGGTCTCGCGAACGTCTTCGTGTACGTGAAGACCGGCATCTCCGGCACGTACCCGCCGCCGACGACCGCCGCCGTGATCGATCAGAAGGGCTGCACGTACCACCCGCACGTCTTCGGCGTCGTCACGGGCCAGAACATCGAGATCCTGAACAGCGACCCCACGCTCCACAACATCCACTCGCTGCCCGAGAAGAACGAGGCGTTCAACCTCGGGATGCCCGTGCAGGGGATGAAGTACACGAAGAAGTTCGACAAGCCCGAGGTCATGGTCCGGATCAAGTGCGACGTCCACGGCTGGATGTCGGCGTTCTGCGGCGTCGTCGCGCACCCGTTCTTCGCGGTGACGGCCGCCGACGGCACGTATACGATCAAGGACCTGCCGGCGGGCACGTACACGATCGAGGCGTGGCACGAGAAGTTCGGCACGCAGACGCAGCAGGTCACGGTGGGCGCGACGGACTCCAAGGCGGTGCCGTTCACGTTCAAGGCCGGTGCCTGA
- the menC gene encoding o-succinylbenzoate synthase, producing the protein MRVESAVLRHVEMPLKFRFRTSFGETSVKKFLLLELRGEGLSGWGECVAEEAPFYSPETLATALPILTTYLLPLVLGKDVASPPAFDESARRVRGNRMAKAVVECALRDLHARAAGVPLGKALGGTREAIEVGVSLGISPTAADTVENVRKHVGEGYRRIKLKIEPGWDAEPLAAVRGAFPDITLTVDANAAYTLADADTLRSLDAFGLDYVEQPLHHEDLVAHAELSKTLKTPICLDESIRSEADAKAAIQLGACKVINVKIGRVGGHGEAVRIHAAAREAGVPVWCGGMLEAGVGRAHNVAIASLPGFSKPGDTASSSRYFEEDIVEPALEAVSGRMPVPSGPGTGVTVRQDVLARYTTIVTELRA; encoded by the coding sequence ATGCGCGTCGAATCCGCGGTCCTTCGGCACGTCGAAATGCCGCTCAAGTTCCGGTTTCGCACGTCTTTCGGCGAGACGTCCGTCAAGAAGTTCCTTCTCCTCGAGCTGCGCGGGGAGGGCCTCTCGGGGTGGGGGGAGTGCGTCGCCGAGGAGGCCCCGTTCTACTCGCCGGAGACGCTTGCGACCGCGCTGCCGATCCTCACGACCTATCTCCTTCCCCTCGTGCTCGGCAAGGACGTCGCGTCGCCACCGGCGTTCGACGAGTCCGCCCGCCGCGTGCGCGGGAACAGGATGGCGAAGGCCGTCGTCGAGTGCGCGCTGCGCGACCTTCACGCGCGGGCCGCGGGCGTCCCGCTCGGGAAGGCGCTCGGAGGGACGCGCGAGGCGATCGAGGTCGGCGTCTCCCTCGGCATCTCGCCGACCGCGGCGGACACCGTCGAGAACGTGCGGAAGCACGTCGGAGAGGGCTACCGGAGGATCAAGCTCAAGATCGAGCCGGGCTGGGACGCCGAGCCCCTCGCGGCGGTGCGCGGGGCCTTTCCGGACATCACGCTGACCGTGGACGCGAACGCGGCCTACACGCTCGCCGACGCGGACACCCTGCGCTCGCTCGACGCGTTCGGCCTCGACTACGTCGAGCAGCCGCTCCACCACGAGGATCTCGTCGCCCACGCGGAGCTCTCGAAGACGCTCAAGACGCCGATCTGCCTCGACGAGTCGATCCGCTCCGAGGCCGACGCGAAAGCCGCCATCCAGCTCGGCGCCTGCAAGGTCATCAACGTCAAGATCGGCCGGGTCGGCGGCCACGGCGAGGCCGTGCGCATCCACGCGGCGGCGCGCGAGGCGGGCGTTCCCGTGTGGTGCGGCGGCATGCTCGAGGCCGGCGTCGGCCGCGCGCACAACGTCGCGATCGCGAGCCTGCCCGGCTTCTCGAAGCCCGGCGACACGGCTTCTTCCTCGCGCTACTTCGAGGAGGACATCGTGGAGCCCGCGCTCGAGGCGGTGAGCGGCCGCATGCCGGTCCCGTCGGGCCCCGGCACGGGCGTCACGGTTCGCCAGGACGTCCTCGCGCGCTACACGACGATCGTCACGGAGCTGCGCGCGTGA
- a CDS encoding M20 family metallopeptidase, which yields MSRAGVLAALFAARKERLLADLEALVVRESPSDEPARVSQLALWVAERLGRAGLAAACVPCEGRGDAVRVRFGEETGGTLLLGHLDTVWPAGTLADIPFSVEDGVAKGPGVFDMKAGIAVALAILEAAAKGDVTPAGGVSLVLTPDEEVGSGASSGLLVEEALRRDRVLVLEPSGDGGAAKVARKGTGLVRVRFGGIASHAGLEPEKGASALLEMARFALYADALADKPAGTSVVPTVAGSGKVTNVVPERAELTVDFRVWTKSEADRLMAGLRAYRPADPRVAVEIDGGSNRPPMESTEASLDLYRRAASLAHALGFELPAARVGGGSDGNLTAAAGVPTLDGLGPAGGGAHARAEHVLVDDLPRRAALVAGLLEGAAG from the coding sequence GTGAGCCGCGCGGGCGTCCTCGCCGCGCTCTTCGCCGCGCGGAAGGAGAGACTCCTCGCCGACCTCGAGGCCCTCGTCGTCCGCGAGAGCCCGTCGGACGAGCCGGCGCGCGTCTCGCAGCTCGCGCTCTGGGTCGCCGAGCGCCTCGGGCGCGCGGGGCTCGCGGCCGCGTGCGTCCCGTGCGAGGGCCGCGGCGACGCGGTGCGCGTGCGCTTCGGCGAGGAGACCGGCGGCACGCTGCTCCTCGGGCACCTCGACACGGTCTGGCCCGCGGGCACGCTCGCCGACATTCCTTTCTCCGTCGAAGACGGCGTCGCGAAAGGGCCCGGCGTCTTCGACATGAAGGCCGGAATCGCGGTCGCGCTCGCGATCCTCGAGGCCGCCGCGAAGGGCGACGTGACGCCGGCGGGCGGCGTCTCCCTCGTCCTGACGCCGGACGAGGAAGTCGGAAGCGGCGCCTCGAGCGGTCTGCTCGTGGAAGAGGCGCTCCGGCGCGACCGCGTCCTCGTTCTCGAGCCTTCGGGGGACGGCGGCGCCGCGAAGGTCGCGCGCAAGGGCACGGGCCTCGTGAGAGTCCGTTTCGGGGGGATCGCCTCGCACGCGGGGCTCGAGCCCGAGAAGGGCGCCTCGGCGCTCCTCGAGATGGCGCGCTTCGCCCTCTACGCCGACGCTCTCGCCGACAAGCCGGCCGGGACGTCCGTCGTCCCGACCGTCGCCGGGTCGGGCAAGGTCACGAACGTCGTGCCCGAGCGGGCCGAGCTCACGGTGGACTTCCGGGTCTGGACGAAGTCGGAGGCCGACCGTCTGATGGCCGGGCTTCGCGCCTACCGACCGGCCGACCCGCGCGTGGCCGTCGAGATCGACGGCGGCTCCAACCGGCCGCCCATGGAGTCCACCGAGGCGTCGCTCGACCTCTACCGGCGCGCCGCGTCCCTCGCGCACGCGCTCGGCTTCGAGCTTCCGGCGGCCCGCGTCGGCGGCGGCTCGGACGGCAACCTCACGGCGGCCGCGGGCGTCCCGACGCTGGATGGCCTCGGCCCGGCCGGCGGCGGCGCGCATGCGCGCGCCGAGCACGTCCTCGTCGACGACCTTCCGCGCCGTGCCGCGCTCGTCGCGGGCCTGCTCGAGGGCGCGGCGGGGTGA
- a CDS encoding GNAT family N-acetyltransferase, giving the protein MSGRVVIRELKTPEEFLATMDVSKAAWGFAERSVSPASDLIAATHAGGLTAAAFAGKKMLGFVHGFPRTNLAEPCQYSHLLAVLPEAQGQGLAVKLKHFQRDWCLARGIRLVTWMYDPFLVKNATLNLVRLGATADRFHPNLYGFIGGIYADLPSDRFEAYWRLEAPRAVRAAAGEIRTPPDVTGAPVARNPRSLPDAPRVLLPFPAGAPRFYRTDPGTALKARRRFAALVEPLFSRGYAVTDIVSTADGSPAYVLDRRTGA; this is encoded by the coding sequence GTGAGCGGCCGCGTCGTGATCCGCGAGCTGAAGACGCCCGAAGAGTTCCTCGCGACGATGGACGTCTCGAAGGCGGCGTGGGGCTTCGCCGAGCGCAGCGTCTCGCCGGCGAGCGACCTCATTGCCGCGACGCACGCGGGCGGCCTCACGGCGGCTGCGTTCGCCGGGAAGAAGATGCTCGGATTCGTGCACGGCTTCCCGCGCACGAACCTCGCCGAGCCCTGCCAGTACTCGCACCTCCTCGCCGTGCTGCCGGAAGCCCAGGGGCAGGGCCTCGCCGTGAAGCTCAAGCACTTTCAGCGCGACTGGTGCCTCGCGCGCGGCATCCGGCTCGTCACCTGGATGTACGACCCCTTCCTCGTGAAGAACGCGACGCTGAACCTCGTCCGCCTCGGCGCGACCGCCGACCGGTTCCACCCGAACCTCTACGGGTTCATCGGGGGAATCTATGCCGACCTCCCGTCGGACCGCTTCGAGGCTTACTGGCGCCTCGAAGCGCCACGCGCCGTCCGCGCGGCGGCGGGGGAGATCCGGACGCCGCCCGACGTGACGGGTGCGCCCGTCGCGCGGAATCCGCGTTCGCTTCCGGACGCGCCGCGCGTCCTCCTGCCGTTCCCGGCGGGCGCCCCGCGTTTCTACCGGACGGATCCCGGGACCGCCCTGAAGGCGCGCCGCCGTTTCGCCGCGCTCGTCGAGCCGCTCTTCTCGCGCGGGTACGCCGTCACGGACATCGTCTCCACGGCGGACGGGTCGCCCGCGTACGTCCTCGACCGCCGGACCGGCGCATAA
- the prfA gene encoding peptide chain release factor 1: MFQKLDDIERRYADLEARAASPEVLADHALATKTARSMREIAPVVEKNKERKRIESELAGARELLDTLPPADELRAIAQAEFEALSARRAAVDEDLRLLLLPKDPNDGKNVVLEIRAGTGGDEAALFAEELFRMYVRYAEGRGWKVEVIDRSDSGGVGGLKDVQAIVEGEGAYSRLKYEGGVHRVQRVPATESAGRIHTSAATVAVLPEAEDVDVVIAAQDVRIDLFCASGPGGQGVNTTYSAVRLTHLPTGVVVQCQDERSQIKNKAKAMRVLKARIVEAEREKKEAAYAADRKKMVGSGDRSEKIRTYNFPQSRVTDHRIGFTSHRLADIMDGRLDELVDPLVAHFQAEKLKQELAKA, from the coding sequence ATGTTCCAGAAGCTCGACGACATCGAACGGCGTTACGCGGACCTCGAAGCCCGCGCCGCCTCGCCCGAGGTGCTGGCGGACCACGCCCTCGCGACGAAGACCGCCCGGTCGATGCGCGAGATCGCGCCCGTCGTCGAGAAGAACAAGGAGCGAAAGCGGATCGAGTCCGAGCTCGCGGGCGCGCGTGAGCTCCTCGACACGCTCCCGCCGGCCGACGAGCTGCGCGCGATCGCCCAGGCCGAGTTCGAGGCCCTGAGCGCGCGCCGCGCCGCCGTCGACGAGGATCTCCGGCTCCTCCTCCTCCCGAAGGATCCGAACGACGGGAAGAACGTGGTCCTCGAGATTCGCGCGGGCACCGGCGGCGACGAGGCGGCGCTCTTCGCCGAGGAGCTGTTCCGGATGTACGTGCGCTACGCCGAGGGCCGCGGCTGGAAGGTCGAGGTCATCGACCGCAGCGACTCCGGCGGCGTCGGCGGCCTGAAGGACGTCCAGGCGATCGTCGAGGGCGAGGGGGCGTATTCGCGCCTGAAATACGAGGGCGGCGTCCACCGCGTCCAGCGCGTGCCCGCGACGGAATCCGCCGGTCGCATCCACACGTCGGCCGCGACCGTCGCCGTCCTGCCCGAGGCCGAGGACGTGGACGTCGTCATCGCCGCCCAGGACGTGCGCATCGACCTCTTCTGCGCGTCGGGCCCCGGCGGGCAGGGCGTCAACACGACGTACTCGGCGGTGCGCCTCACGCACCTCCCGACGGGCGTCGTCGTCCAGTGCCAGGACGAGCGCTCGCAGATCAAGAACAAGGCGAAGGCCATGCGGGTCCTCAAGGCGCGCATCGTCGAGGCCGAGCGCGAGAAGAAGGAAGCCGCCTACGCGGCCGACCGCAAGAAGATGGTCGGCTCGGGCGACCGGTCCGAGAAGATCCGGACCTACAACTTCCCGCAGAGCCGCGTCACGGACCACCGCATCGGGTTCACGTCCCACCGGCTGGCCGACATCATGGACGGCCGCCTCGACGAGCTCGTCGACCCGCTCGTCGCGCACTTCCAGGCCGAGAAGCTCAAGCAGGAATTGGCTAAGGCTTAA
- the rpmE gene encoding 50S ribosomal protein L31 — MKEKIHPEYHEVDVHCACGTTWKTKSTKNELRLEICSNCHPFFTGKSKLVDTAGRVERFQKRYANVAKPAPKAKAPETPA, encoded by the coding sequence ATGAAGGAAAAGATCCACCCCGAGTACCACGAGGTCGACGTTCACTGCGCGTGCGGGACCACGTGGAAGACGAAGAGCACCAAGAACGAGCTCCGGCTCGAGATCTGCTCGAACTGCCACCCGTTCTTCACGGGCAAGAGCAAGCTCGTCGACACCGCGGGCCGTGTCGAGCGCTTCCAGAAGCGCTACGCGAACGTGGCGAAGCCCGCCCCCAAGGCCAAGGCTCCCGAAACCCCGGCCTGA
- a CDS encoding SpoIIE family protein phosphatase has protein sequence MLILNVRVPGEPARRIRLDRPVLTLGRSSTNDVPLADRTLSRVHARLEVSDADVRLVDLGSRNGTSLNGGRIGDPAVLASGDRIQLGETLIDVLEESTTRVVIEGLDETSKKTTFLQSSKDLLRPHRQTWDAKLGAEELARLNASLRMLNEISVELLGDIPLQKLLELILEKTFTFLQPDRGLLMLADESGELKAEKVKYAPGVDPSDIRLSKTLIASVVDKKNGILLIDAATDAGLGAAESIRIQGITSCMAAPLFVEDKVIGLIYLEVRLGRKSFSEEDLRLLTSLANTSAIKIQNLRLQEGAAAQQRIEREMALAWDIQRRMLPEAEPVLPNTEILGRTIPSRTVSGDYYDFYERGDKTLDVVVADVCGKGMGASLLAASVQSAFQVWAGEGFPPDKLCSRLNDLVYRRTSPEKFVTFILALYDPESGAVVYTNAGHNPGILVRADGTVEMLGAHGPPLGLFPGKTYASGTFTMGPGDLLALYTDGVTEAANAEDEEFGTDRLVATLKDLRPKPLPDLERELAATLLAFTGGTPFGDDRTLVLLRRG, from the coding sequence GTGCTCATCCTGAATGTGAGGGTGCCCGGGGAGCCCGCCCGGCGGATCCGGCTGGACCGTCCCGTGCTCACGCTCGGCCGCTCGTCCACGAACGACGTTCCGCTCGCGGACCGGACGCTCTCTCGCGTCCACGCCCGCCTCGAGGTGTCCGACGCCGACGTCCGGCTCGTCGACCTCGGGTCGCGAAACGGGACGTCGCTGAACGGAGGGCGAATCGGCGACCCCGCGGTCCTCGCCTCGGGCGACCGGATCCAGCTCGGCGAGACGCTCATCGACGTCCTCGAGGAGTCCACGACGCGCGTCGTGATCGAGGGCCTCGACGAGACCTCGAAGAAAACGACGTTCCTCCAGTCCTCCAAGGACCTGCTGCGTCCCCACCGGCAGACCTGGGACGCGAAGCTCGGGGCCGAGGAGCTCGCGCGCCTGAACGCGTCGCTCCGGATGCTCAACGAAATCTCCGTCGAGCTCCTCGGGGACATCCCGCTCCAGAAGCTCCTCGAGCTCATCCTCGAGAAGACGTTCACGTTCCTGCAGCCCGACCGCGGGCTCCTCATGCTCGCGGACGAGTCGGGCGAGCTGAAGGCCGAGAAGGTCAAGTACGCGCCGGGCGTCGACCCGTCCGACATCCGTCTGTCCAAGACGCTGATCGCGTCGGTCGTGGACAAGAAGAACGGCATCCTCCTCATCGACGCCGCGACGGACGCCGGTCTCGGCGCGGCCGAGTCCATCCGCATCCAGGGGATCACGTCCTGCATGGCGGCGCCGCTCTTCGTCGAGGACAAGGTCATCGGCCTCATCTACCTCGAAGTGCGGCTCGGCCGGAAGAGCTTCAGCGAGGAGGACCTCCGCCTCCTGACGTCGCTCGCGAACACGTCCGCGATCAAGATCCAGAACCTGCGCCTGCAGGAAGGCGCGGCCGCGCAGCAGCGCATCGAGCGCGAGATGGCGCTCGCGTGGGACATCCAGCGGCGCATGCTTCCCGAGGCCGAGCCCGTGCTCCCGAACACGGAGATCCTCGGGCGCACGATCCCGTCGCGCACCGTCTCGGGCGACTATTACGACTTCTACGAGCGCGGCGACAAGACGCTCGACGTCGTCGTCGCGGACGTGTGCGGCAAGGGGATGGGGGCGTCGCTCCTTGCGGCGTCCGTCCAGTCTGCGTTCCAGGTGTGGGCGGGTGAGGGCTTCCCACCCGACAAACTCTGCTCGCGCCTGAACGACCTCGTCTACCGCCGGACGAGCCCCGAGAAGTTCGTCACGTTCATCCTCGCGCTCTACGACCCGGAGTCCGGGGCGGTCGTCTACACGAACGCGGGCCACAATCCCGGCATCCTCGTGCGGGCGGACGGAACGGTCGAGATGCTCGGCGCCCACGGTCCGCCGCTCGGCCTCTTCCCGGGCAAGACGTACGCGTCCGGCACGTTCACGATGGGCCCGGGCGACCTCCTCGCGCTCTACACGGACGGCGTGACGGAAGCCGCGAACGCCGAGGACGAGGAGTTCGGGACGGACCGGCTCGTCGCGACGCTCAAGGACCTGCGGCCGAAGCCGCTGCCGGACCTCGAGCGCGAGCTCGCCGCGACGCTCCTCGCGTTCACGGGCGGGACGCCGTTCGGGGACGACCGGACGCTCGTGCTTCTCAGGCGCGGTTAG
- a CDS encoding sigma-54-dependent Fis family transcriptional regulator produces the protein MATVLILDDEPVIREVLGSVLAKAGHVTREAATAAEGLQRLENEPIDLLLLDLMLPDKPGLEVLVEVRARHPEIPVVVVTAYSSVESAITAMREGAFHYIPKPFRNEEVVHVVKHALEKRRLVAENRALRAKLDPPGSFRELVGRSASMERVFETVRQAAASRSTILVTGESGTGKELVAKALHRLSPRSAGPFVTVHSGALPPDLLESNLFGHVRGSFTGAVADKKGLFKAADGGTIFFDEIGTVPIDTQAKLLRVLQEREFTPVGAVEPIHSDVRVIAATNADLTKAVAEGRFREDLFYRLCVITVNLPPLRERKDDIPLLVETLLARAAAENGRAVPSVTPAAMKALLDHDWPGNVRELENVLERALVLGHGVIGLDQLPDPVRRSVPRAAAFPADGLNFKDAVGAYERALLAAALGRANGVQKRAAELLGLKPTTLNEMLKRHGMLPRDAKEPETEPANRA, from the coding sequence ATGGCCACGGTCCTCATCCTCGACGACGAGCCCGTCATCCGCGAGGTGCTCGGCTCGGTGCTCGCGAAGGCGGGCCACGTGACGCGCGAAGCCGCCACGGCGGCCGAAGGCCTGCAGCGTCTCGAGAACGAGCCGATCGACCTCCTGCTTCTCGACCTCATGCTCCCGGACAAGCCGGGCCTCGAGGTCCTCGTGGAGGTCCGCGCCCGCCATCCCGAGATTCCCGTCGTCGTCGTGACGGCCTACTCGTCCGTCGAAAGCGCGATCACGGCGATGCGCGAGGGCGCGTTCCACTACATCCCGAAGCCCTTCCGCAACGAGGAAGTCGTCCACGTCGTCAAGCACGCGCTCGAGAAGCGGCGCCTCGTCGCCGAAAACCGCGCGCTCCGCGCGAAGCTCGACCCGCCCGGCAGCTTCCGCGAGCTCGTGGGCCGGTCCGCTTCGATGGAGCGCGTCTTCGAGACCGTGCGCCAGGCGGCGGCCTCGCGCTCGACGATCCTCGTCACGGGAGAGAGCGGCACGGGCAAGGAGCTCGTCGCGAAGGCGCTCCACCGCCTGTCCCCCCGCTCCGCGGGCCCTTTCGTGACCGTCCACTCGGGCGCGCTGCCGCCCGACCTCCTCGAGTCGAACCTCTTCGGGCACGTCCGGGGCTCCTTCACGGGCGCCGTGGCGGACAAGAAGGGGCTCTTCAAGGCCGCCGACGGCGGCACCATCTTCTTCGACGAGATCGGCACGGTTCCGATCGATACGCAGGCCAAGCTCCTGCGCGTCCTGCAGGAGCGCGAGTTCACACCCGTGGGCGCCGTCGAGCCGATCCACTCCGACGTGCGCGTGATCGCCGCGACGAACGCGGACCTCACGAAGGCGGTCGCCGAGGGACGCTTCCGCGAGGACCTCTTCTACCGGCTCTGCGTCATCACCGTGAACCTGCCGCCCCTCCGCGAGCGGAAGGACGACATTCCGCTCCTCGTCGAGACCCTCCTCGCGAGGGCCGCCGCGGAGAACGGGCGCGCCGTGCCGTCCGTGACGCCCGCCGCGATGAAGGCGCTCCTCGACCACGACTGGCCGGGCAACGTCCGCGAGCTCGAGAACGTCCTCGAGCGCGCGCTCGTGCTCGGGCACGGCGTGATCGGCCTCGACCAGCTCCCGGACCCGGTGCGCCGCTCGGTCCCGCGCGCGGCCGCGTTCCCCGCCGACGGCCTGAACTTCAAGGACGCGGTCGGCGCCTACGAGCGCGCGCTCCTCGCGGCCGCCCTCGGCCGGGCCAACGGAGTCCAGAAGCGCGCCGCCGAGCTTCTCGGCCTCAAGCCGACGACGCTGAACGAGATGCTCAAGCGACACGGGATGCTCCCGCGCGACGCGAAGGAACCCGAGACCGAGCCCGCTAACCGCGCCTGA
- a CDS encoding HAMP domain-containing histidine kinase, whose amino-acid sequence MIAGRTPAVAGHRDALVQVLVNLVKNGIEAATAPGDARPAAPEVVLAVSAGDGSVRFDVTDNGPGLASADASRVFEPFYSTKTAQGGTGLGLSMARDIIRAHGGTLTAASGSPGARFTVTLPAAT is encoded by the coding sequence GTGATCGCCGGCCGCACGCCGGCCGTCGCGGGGCACCGCGACGCCCTCGTGCAGGTTCTCGTGAACCTCGTCAAGAACGGAATCGAGGCCGCCACGGCCCCGGGCGACGCGCGGCCCGCCGCCCCCGAGGTCGTTCTCGCCGTCTCGGCCGGCGACGGGAGCGTGCGCTTCGACGTGACGGACAACGGCCCCGGCCTCGCGTCCGCGGACGCCTCGCGCGTCTTCGAGCCGTTCTACTCGACGAAGACGGCGCAGGGCGGGACGGGCCTGGGTCTCTCGATGGCGCGGGATATCATTCGCGCGCACGGCGGCACGCTGACCGCGGCGTCCGGGTCGCCCGGCGCGCGCTTCACGGTCACGCTTCCCGCCGCGACCTGA